The Streptomyces sp. NBC_01268 genome segment GCCCGCCGGCGCCCCGACGGGCGCGGAGGGCCGCCTGGCAGAGTTACGTGCGGGCGCTGACGCGCTCGGCGGAGCTGGCCATCGCCGCCGCCCGCGACGCGGCGGGCCGTGGTGAACCGGCCATCGTGACCGTCGAGTCGGTCGTGCGGCTCGCCCACGAGCGTTTCGGTTACGAGGAGGTCAGCCGGGGGCACGCCGCCGCCGCGCTGCGCCACGCGTACGAGCGCGGACGGTGCGAGGCGGACTGCATGACCGACGCCTACAGCTCGATCCAGTAGCGGCGCTTGACGCCGATCTCGGTGGTGCGGACGTCTTCCAGGACGCCGCCGTTGCGCTCGATGGTGCGGGCCGAGGCGGTGTTGGTGTCGTCGCAGGTGAGCAGGACCCGGGTCATGCCGAGGGCCCGGGCCTCGGGCAGGACGGTGGCGAGCGCCCAGGTGGCGAGGCCCCGGCGGCGGGCGGAGGGCCTGATGCTGTAGCCGATGTGGCCGCCGGCCCGGAGCAGGAAGTCGTTGAGCTCGTGGCGCAGGTCGATCGCGCCGAGGTACGTGTCGTCCTCGACGATCCACCAGTGGGTGGCGTGGACCCGGCCCTCGGGCTGAGGGCGGGTCAGGTCGGACTGTTCGCGGAGCCTGCCGACCCAGGAGGCGAAGACCTCGGGGAAGGTGAGGGCGTCGTCCGCCGCGAGCCGCATTCCGGAGCCGTCCTGGTTGGCGCCGGGGCTCCATTCCGCGTGGGCGTCGAGCCAGGAGGAGTGGAGTCGCGCGGTGGGGGCGATCAGCTGCGGCATGCGGCGACGATAACAGCCGCGGACACCGCACCGACCAGGAGTTTCTTCCTCTCGGAGCGATACGGGGCAAGGAACGGTGGAACGGCCCCGTAGCGCTACTCGCCGGTGACGCCGTCGATGCGCTCGCGCAGCAGGTCGGCGTGGCCGTTGTGGCGCGCGTACTCCTCGATCATGTGCACGAGGACGTAACGGAGCGAGAAGGCCTCCTCGTCGATGTGTCCGGTCACGTCGAGCGAGTCGGCCGCGTCGACGATCGCGCGGGCGCGCCGGCACTCCTCGCGCCACACCGCGAAGGCCTCGTCGACGTCGGCGTCGTCCACGTCGAAGTCGGCCCAGTCGGTCGAGCCGGCCGGGGTCCAAGGGCTGCGGCTGCTCTCCCCGTTGATGACGTTACGGAACCACCCGCGCTCCACCTCGGCGGCGTGCCGCACCAGCCCGAGCAACGACAGCGCGGAGGGCCCGACGGCCCGGTCCCTCAGCTGCTCGGCCGTCAGCCCCTCGCACTTCATGGCGAGGGTGTCGCGCTGGAAGTCCAGCATCGTGGTGAGGGTGGAGCGTTCGTCGGCGCTGGTGGGCGGCTGGGTGCGGAGGTCTCGGGTCGTCATGGGCGCATTCTGCCCGTGCGGGCGCGGCGCGGCCCCTGGATTTCCCGGGCCTCTGGGGGTCTGGCCGAGGGCGGCGCCGTCATGCGCAGCGCGTTCCGAAGGGGGGCGCCTCGGGCTTCTTGTCGGGGATGGCGGTGAACACGACGGTGGTCTTGCCGTTGATCACGTCCCATCCGGCGAGCACACCGAACGCCCATTGCCTCCCGAACCCCCGGTAGGTGGCGAGCGCACCCGAGTCCCCGTAGATGTTCTCCCCGTTCTTCTCCCCGGTCACGACCTCCACGAAGATGAGGTTCTCGAAGAAGGCCACGCGCTTCTTGCCCATGCCCCACTGCATGGTGTGCCGGCCGTAGACGCTGTCCAGCGTTCCCTTCTGGATCGTGGGTCCGGTCGACGCTCCCACCCACTCCACCTCCACCCCGTGCCAGGGGGCGAGGCGGTGTGCGAGACCGATCGAGTCCTTCTCGGGCTGCCAGAGCTCCGCGCGCTCGGCCCCGATCCGATAGCTGCAGGTGTCCCCCTTGGGGCGCACCCAGCCGAGGTCGTGGTGGTTGTAGGTCGGGAGCTTCGGGGGCTTGGGGATCTCGTCCGGCAGATAGGACACGACGGGGACGGTGCCCTCGATGATGCCGACCTTGAGGTCTTCCCACCGCCTGAACAGGTCGTTCCAGATGATGTCGGGGAGCGGCTGGTAGAAGTCCGTTCCCGTGTCGCAGCCCGTGAGGACGTGGCCGGCCGTCAGGACGGTTTTCGCCCCTCCCCAGTTGATCATTCCCCCGAGCGTGCCGTTGCTGTACCAGTCGTCGAAGCGCGTTCCCGGCCGGTAGCCGCCCGCCCGGTAGCCGCCCGGGCACGGGCGGGCCTTTCGTTCGAGGGCCGCCGGCATGATCCCGGTGGATTCGACGACGTCCGTCGGGATCCGCTCGACGGACGCCGTGCCGTCCGGGTGGCGCACCGCCAGGTCCACGGTCGGGGGTATGGAGAGGTCGCCCGGCCCCAGCTCGTGCGGCGGTCTCTTGCGCAGCACCTGGACCTGGATGGCGAGCCGGGGCGTCTGCCTCCCGTCGACGTACTTCCGGGCCATGGTGAGCCCCACGACGCCGGGGCGGCCCAGCCAGTGGCTGACGCCCTCGTGGAGCCGGTGCGGTTCCAGCGGTTCCGGTACCACGGTGGTCACCCCGCTCCGTCGCCCGCCAGGAGCGCGCGCATCCGGTCGGACATCGGGGACGTCTTCGCCAGCGGGCGTTTCGGAAGCTTGGCCGGGTTGTACGGGCCGTCGATCACCGCCGGTTCCTCTGCCCCGTAGATGAGGGAGGAGAGGGCGGTCCCGTCCGAATCGAACACGGTGACGACGTTGGTGAGTTGCCAGTACAGGAACAGCTGCGCGTCACCGCCCGCGGAGTTGTCGAACTCCTGCGAGACGAAGGACGTGGTCTGGGTGTTCGTGCTGACCTGCTGGAGCCTGCTGGAGGAGGCGCTGATGCTGGTGGAGATACCGGCCGAGATGGGGCCCCAGCCGGCACTCGCGTCCATCCCCAGGGCCACCGCCAGCTTCGACTGCTCGGAGGTCGTGGTCTCGATCCCCGCCGTGGTCGTGTAGTTCTCCGTCCGGTGCTCGCCCTTCGCGATGCAGTACGACTTGGGGAGCCGTCGCCAGTACTGCTCCCTGGCGATGCGATTCTTGCCCGACTGTCCGCAGCCGACCACCACGCGAGGCGAGTCGGGGGGAATCACGACGGCCTGGTTGGGTGTCGGCGGTGTTCCGATGCCGTTGGGGTCGAGAAGGTCGGAACAGGTCACGGTGACCCAGTTCTG includes the following:
- a CDS encoding DinB family protein, with the protein product MTTRDLRTQPPTSADERSTLTTMLDFQRDTLAMKCEGLTAEQLRDRAVGPSALSLLGLVRHAAEVERGWFRNVINGESSRSPWTPAGSTDWADFDVDDADVDEAFAVWREECRRARAIVDAADSLDVTGHIDEEAFSLRYVLVHMIEEYARHNGHADLLRERIDGVTGE
- a CDS encoding GNAT family N-acetyltransferase, giving the protein MPQLIAPTARLHSSWLDAHAEWSPGANQDGSGMRLAADDALTFPEVFASWVGRLREQSDLTRPQPEGRVHATHWWIVEDDTYLGAIDLRHELNDFLLRAGGHIGYSIRPSARRRGLATWALATVLPEARALGMTRVLLTCDDTNTASARTIERNGGVLEDVRTTEIGVKRRYWIEL